The genomic region ATTCTCGAAGGAGACCCCGTGCTTCGTGATCTGTTCCGGTAGGGGGGCCTTGCTGTTGGACGGCAGCTGGAACGACCGGAACTGCCGGCCGATGACCTGAGCGTCCGGGCTCAGCGCCCAGTCGATGAACTCCTTCGCGATCTCCGGGTGCGGCGCCCCCTTGATGAGGCTCAGGCCGCCGACCTCGTAGCCGGTCCCGTCGGCCGGCGAGGTGGGCTTCACCGGGAACCCCTCCTCGGCGTACAGCACCGCGTCGTGCAGGAAGATGATGGCGATGGCCACCTCCCCCCGGCCGGCGAGTTGCCCGGGAGCGGACCCGGACTTGGTGTACTGGGCAACGTTCTTGTGCAGGCGCGCCAGGTAGTCCCAGCCCTTCTGCTCCCCGAAGACCTGGAGGATGGTCACCAGCATGGTGTAGGCCGTCCCGGACGTGTTCGGGTTGGCCACGGCAACCAGGCCCTTGTACTCGGGCCTGGCCAAGTCCTCCCAGGTCCGGGGGAGGGGCTTGCCCTGCTTCTTGAGCAAGTCCTCGTTCACGGCCCAGCCGAGCGGGCCCGCGTACAGGCCTAACGTCCGACATCCGCCGATCGGATCCCGCATGAAGTCGCGCAGCTCGGGCATCCGGGGCGAGCAGTAGGGGACCGTCAGCCCCTTCTCCGCCGCGTCGAAGTGGGGGTCCCCGGTCCCGCCGAACCAGACGTCCCCCCTCGGGTTGGCCTTCTCCGCCTCGATTCGCGCGTACATCTCGTTGCTCGAGGCCCGGATCCAGTTCACCTTGATCCCGGTCTCCTTCTCGAAGCGGGCGGCGACGGCCGCCACCCAGTCGCGGTCAGGGCTCCCGTACAGGTTCAGGACCTTCTCCTGCGCCGCCGCGCCCCCGGCCAGCAGGAGGACGAACAGGCCAGCGACCCATCGCCGTCTCATCCGTGCCCCTCCCCTCGTGAGGACTGCCGTGGTGGACCGGCCGGGCGGCGGCCACCGCCCGGCCCAAAAAGGTGGCCCTGCCTTACCACACGCCCCCGAAGGCGTCAAGGGCGCGCTACGGGTGGGGGTTGCGCCGGACCGGCCGAGGCGCTAGGCTGAGAAGGCTCTACACTGGTGCAACCCCGTTCAGGACTGAAAAGGAGGACCGTATGGCGTTGAAAGAGTTCGCCGGCGTGTTCTGGGAGGAAGCGCTGGACGAGAAGACGCGCCAGCTCGTCGCCCTGGCCGCGATGACCGCGGCAGGGTGCTACACCTGAGCGCCGGGACGCTTCGCGGCCGCGAAGAAGGCTGGCGCGACGGACGCCGAGATCCAGGAAGCCCTGTACCTCGCCATGCGGGGGGCGTCTCGGGCTGTGTGGTCCCTCATCAAGACCCACATCCCCGGGGCCGAGGAGCAGAACAAGGCCTTCCAGGCCCGCTACGAGCGGGACACGGCGAGCACCCGGCGGTAGGCCCGCATCCCATCGAAACGCGCGCGCCCTCCCGCCGGGTTGGGCGCGCCTCTTTCGGCCGGGGCAAAGGAGGACACCGATGCTCGAGGCGCTTCTCCAGACCAGTGACACCTGGGCGCTCCCGCCCATCCGCCTGGCGCTCGGGGCCATCTTCATCGGCCACGGCGCGCAGAAGCTCTTTGGCTGGTTCGGAGGCTACGGCCCCAAGGGAACGATCGGCTACTTCCAGCAGGCCCTCGGCGTCCCGCCGCCCCTGACCGTTCTGGCCATCCTCGCCGAGTTCTTCGGGGGCCTCGGGGTCCTGCTGGGCCTCTTGACCCGGCTGGCGGCGGCCGGGATTACCGCGGTCATGCTGGTAGCGATCGCCAAGGTCCACTGGGGCCACGGCTTCTTCCTGAACTGGGAGCTGAAGCCGAACCGGGGGCACGGCTACGAGATGAACCTGGCCCTGATCGGCATGGCGCTCGCCCTCCTGATCGCAGGGGGTGGGGCCCTCTCGGTGGACCGGCTGCTGCGCTAGGGGCGGCTCCGGCGGCGGGGCGGGGCGGGGGGAAGGCCGAGAGCCTGGCGGATGGCGGCCGGTGTCACGCCGGCCGGCTGGAGGAGCGTCCCCGCCGCCTCCAGAAGCATCTCCAGGTACTTGGCGACGTCGTAGGTCACATCGGGAGTGAGGAGCGGGAGGGCGCGGACGCGCTCTCCCGCGTCCTGTTTGTCGAAACCGGTGATCACGTAGCGGACAGCCTCCCCGGGGTGCACCGGGACGCCCGCCGCGGCCATCTGGCGCGAGGCTAACGCCACCAGGCTGTTCACCCGGTGCTCGTTCGCCCCCTGCGAGACAGTCTTCACGATGGTGAGGGCCTCCACCGGCACCCGCCCCTCCCGCAGTCTCCCCGCCGCCTCGGCCAGGACCTCCAGGACCGCCGGGACCGCCGCCCGGAAGCCCGCCGCGTCCTCGGCCTGCGCGAGGATCTCGAGCATCGCTTCCTGCGCCTCGCGAACGAAGGCCGGCGTATCGGAGCGGCGCTGCTCGATCCCCCGGATCTTGAGGCCGCCCCCGGGCAGCGCTCCCACGAACCGGTTCGGGACCCCCACGCCCGGGTGGGTCCGGGAGGGGAGGAAAGCGATCCAGTTGTAGACCCCCTCGAGCGCGATGGGGATGCCGGTGGCCTCCCGGATAGCGGCGCAGAGGGCGGCGTAGTCCGCCTCGCGAGCGCCCGGCTTCTGGAGCCACAAGGAGTCCACGATGGCATGCAGGACCCGGAACCCCCGCGCCTCGGCGGCCGCCATCGCGCGGAGGAGCGTCTCCCGGCTGTACGCCGTCACCGCCTCGTGCGCCTCGATCCGCCCGAACCGCGCATTCCGGTACCCGAGGTAGCCGAAGCAGCAGACCAGGATCCACTTGAGCGCGTTCTGACGGGCGTCC from Candidatus Methylomirabilis sp. harbors:
- a CDS encoding carboxymuconolactone decarboxylase family protein, which encodes MALKEFAGVFWEEALDEKTRQLVALAAMTAAGCYT
- a CDS encoding DoxX family protein yields the protein MLEALLQTSDTWALPPIRLALGAIFIGHGAQKLFGWFGGYGPKGTIGYFQQALGVPPPLTVLAILAEFFGGLGVLLGLLTRLAAAGITAVMLVAIAKVHWGHGFFLNWELKPNRGHGYEMNLALIGMALALLIAGGGALSVDRLLR
- a CDS encoding ABC transporter substrate-binding protein yields the protein MRRRWVAGLFVLLLAGGAAAQEKVLNLYGSPDRDWVAAVAARFEKETGIKVNWIRASSNEMYARIEAEKANPRGDVWFGGTGDPHFDAAEKGLTVPYCSPRMPELRDFMRDPIGGCRTLGLYAGPLGWAVNEDLLKKQGKPLPRTWEDLARPEYKGLVAVANPNTSGTAYTMLVTILQVFGEQKGWDYLARLHKNVAQYTKSGSAPGQLAGRGEVAIAIIFLHDAVLYAEEGFPVKPTSPADGTGYEVGGLSLIKGAPHPEIAKEFIDWALSPDAQVIGRQFRSFQLPSNSKAPLPEQITKHGVSFENVKVIKYDFQWAGKNRDRILKRWTEEIFPLPRG